In Culex pipiens pallens isolate TS unplaced genomic scaffold, TS_CPP_V2 Cpp_Un0012, whole genome shotgun sequence, the genomic window GTCGGCTAGGTACagtaaattgtacaaaaatgtttgataatatccagactttttttttaaaaagggccaataaactattgtctttcatatgtttataggtcctaataaaaaaaaactctagttaTGTTTTGTACAGCAGTGAGTTGTACGCATAATTGTGCCATGTtatttttggacgattctgactttttaccATTTAGAAGTTTAGATTGACGTatatactttaagaaaaacaatggtactttgttcagaaacttATTAAAAACAGCACCAAGTCTGTTTTCCCCATCGTTACATTCGacgcaaatattttatttcacgaaatcattagttttacacTGAAAATACGCAATACTTTTAATCAAAGTGCCCAAACTCTTGAATGATTGAGTAAAGCcacatcaaattcaagtgtttgggcgatagaaattttggtattttttgaaacgTCATTGTTCATTTCATGTTGTTTAGCCATTGGACAGTTTATacaacatgttgcaaaaagaagattttttcagcacgagtcgtacatttacgaGTGCTGAAACAAaaccttgaaataaaatttgcaatggcctaagacGAAACGTGCTCAAAACTGAATGTATGAAAATAACAATTATTTCCACGTTTATCTCATCTTCCAGCTTCGTCCCTCTCGCCCAAGCGCACCCCTGGCCAAGGCATCCACGTGACCGTCCAACGGGACTACCCGGCCGCCGCAGCCCTCCCACTGCCGGCCAACATCGACCCCACGGAAACGACGCGCTTCTCACCGCAACGTGCCCGTGACATAAACTCGTCGGCGATGCTGACCCATCCGCACCATCAGATCGACGTCACGGTGGACAGTTCATCGTACTCCGCCGCCGCGACGGTTGATCCGCACGTGCAGTCGTACGATTGCCGTGGGGCCGTCAGCCTAAACTCGGCCATGCAGAGCAACGTGCCGAGTCCGTTCGGTGGAATGCACAAGTTTTCGCACCTGAACATGCCCGGCGGCGGATGGGCCCAGGAGGGAAAGTATCTGGCTCACGATCTCAACTCGTCGCACTACATCAACCTGCGCAAGGAAGTGCGCTCGGAGTGGTCCAGCTACGAGGACAAACCCAGAGCAGGTACATCGGTGCTGCTGGCTCGAATTGACCAAGCTGGCTTGCTCGCGCCTAAAACTAACAGCTCTTCTTGTTCTAATGGTACCGTGAGAAAATTCTCAACCGAAGCTAAACAATCGACTGAGGGGGAACAGGGCAAAGGGAAGGGACAGGGACAGGAACAGGTTGGTACGGTTTCGCGCAAGGATCGCCTCAAGAAGGCGGTCAAGGAGTACGGTTCGACCGTGATTGTGTTCCACGTTGGAATCAGTTTGGCGTCGTTGGGCGCGTGCTATCTGCTGGTTTCCAGGTCGGTTCCTGGGGGCGACATTTTTTCGTTTCTTTCTTTTCAGGatttttcaagagttttttttgtgttttattaattttaaataagttttaaaaagttgttccgATTTCTTGCTTTGATGTTTGTGAGGCTTTGTCTACAAACGGATTCAGTTACTTATCCAATATTTTATACCACTATTCTCtaatatttttaccaatttttcttaaattataattaaaagtaTCTGTGCAACcgctttttaatcaaatttttttttagatttttctaaaTCCTCGTAAGCTTATAGTTCGTAATTCaggctacaactttgccgaagacttcaACGCGATTCAACCACTCTGAAATTTTTTACAGAATGTATCTCTAACTTGTTCGTCCTTTCCTTATCTAGTTTATTCgagctatgctatgctatgttaTGGAACAAACCCATTTTTATAATAACTTTAAAAGAGccaattcagtttttttattattttccttaaatttgtgggaccttctctatgaccaaagaagccattctgCGTTATTGATTTGTCCATTATACTTTCCATATAAATATGACGGCTGTCCATGTAAAAATAATATCtaaatattctagaatctgtATCTGATTAGTTGGCAAAGTTGCCGGttttacgcaaaaaaaataaacataaaaaataaacaggtAGAAAACTATACAAAAAATCAGATactaagaatttcaagaactttttaaaaccaaaaactttaagcaaataaaaaaacaataatttttttaacagcagtatttttttttaaatttcaggttgtttttttataaaatttcaaattaaaggaTATAATGTACCGTTTTTATTTGGCTGTGTAAGCGCCaatgtattttatttgttttaaagcaACGATATTAAAGTATTACAACAACTGCTAGTAGTGTTTCAGAGATGGCGAAAAAGAATTCCACTTGGTGCAGGTGGGATTTGAACCCACAACTGATCACCTGTCGAAGGCGTAGAATACAAAGTTAGTTCTATAAATAGACTCTTCTCAGCGAGAATTTGAGATACAATAGCAACGACGGTAGTGTGGAAGAGAAGGATAGAAAGAGAGAcaatttgtatgggaaaggtTTGAAATACAATACGCGACATTCGATTGTGCTGTACACCAATAGACAACAAATTTGTCACCGGTCGCAGTAGCATAATTGGTAACGcggatcagtaccgttgatcagttgtgggtTCAAATCCCACCTGCACCAAGTGGAATCTTTTTCGCCATCTCTGAAACATTACTAGCAGTTGTTGTAATACTTTAATATCGTTGCTTTTAAAGGATatacaaaaatcagtttttttatttaagattttttttaaatcttattgttcttttttgaaacGCTTGACAGTTGCTTGGTATGATTTTTGTTGACATGGgattgggacatttatgcgatcaggggttGCCGGttttacgcaaaaaaaataaacatagaaAATAAACAggtagaaaactataaaaaaaaatcagaagctaagaatttcaaaaacttttaaaacataaaaactttaagcaaataaaaaaaaacaataattgttttaacaacagtatttttttaaatttcaggttgtttattatttaatttcaaattaaatgatatgcaaaaatcagttttttatttaagattttttttaaatcttattgttcttttttgaaacGCTTGACAGTTGCTTGGTATGTTTTTTGTTGACATGGgattgggacatttatgcgatcagggacaGTAAAGCAGGTATtagcaaacaaactcgcacttttttgtcagtttgcaagtttgcgagtttggcaagctgtcaaacacgaaaatgtgcgagtttgtttgttttgcggtagtgtaatagctccttcacattaccactgcaccttttttcaaTAAAGTGATTGTAAAATgattaaccaaaatcaaattaacaatgaaaCTTTAATGTTGTCAgcctatatttttttcagagtttgaTAATTTAGAAAACTAGTTTTGATCAAATTGCCGATTAATGAAAAATGGCTGACTCGCAATTAAGGTGTCTTAATTTGCTAAGAATCCCAGACACTCTTTTTAGCTTATTTCACTTTCAAATTTAGAGTAAACTGTCAAGGAACGGAATTGTTAGGTCTTAAATAAGCTGTAAATAGGAtggtaatcgattttttttatattaaaacatgtttttacttGTGAGCAcgctcatttctcatttatttTATTGGATCGACTCCAGCATataaataagataattgatgtgaaaattatctaagacacagatttattatgcaaaattatttacaaataattgactaaacaagatgaggtgcccAGGAATTAAAACATGACTAAACGTATTACCAAGAAAACATATTTGTGTTCCTTAAAAGATACTCTTCAgctttatcaacttttttttattaatcgaattatttctacacagtaaaaaaagtgtacatttggatggtgtaattttgtaaggttgaatattacctcttgaaTGTTATAATTTTAGATCTGTCtctatttagactgaaaaagttgcattacaccagaaaagtggtaaaattacacattttcagaagtaaaattacacatttttctaacctaaaagacgtacttcccagatgtaatatttctatggttttttactgtgtacggaTCTTAATGTAACACCTTAACCCCTTAACTCTGACtccaaaacaagtttcaaaacaaacaaaaaaacaaaaaagacaaataaCTTCATCCAATATTATTAAGATTAGCCTATTTAAGCCTCCATAAAAACAACCTCGAAGCtctgctgaaaaaaaagttattatcgtTTACCCGGTACAGGTAAAAAAAATACcgctcattttgctcaatgagcaaaaatgagcgcgagcgcgagcaatgagcatttttgctcataaaataaatgagcaaacacgagcacgagcaaacgtgagctagctcgcgtcgcgctcctcctcacgaatgagcgaaaaatgctcGCTCATGAGCGGATGAGCGCTCAAAATCGCAACACTGTGTGTGTGTCACATTGAAACTAAGCTAAATTTTTAATTCCCTCTGCCCCTTTTCTCTAATTTCAGCGGAATAGACGTGGTCGCGCTGCTGGAGCGCTTCGGGTGGGGCGACTCGGCCCTGGCCAGCAAGGCCGGCGCCGGTGCCGGAACGTTCGTGATCGCGTACGCCATCCACAAAGTATTCGCCCCGGTTAGGATAAGCATTACGTTGGGCGCGACGCCGCTGATTGTACGCGCGCTGCGCAAACGTGGCATTCTGAAGCCACCAACGCCAACCAGCAAGTAGAGCAgaatgagagtttttttttcttaggatTAAGTGCTTATATATGATggttataaattttgtttttgagtaAACGCGCACACCCATATTCAGGTTAATAAAGGAGGTGATATCTTGAAATTGAAGTTGAATTGTACTCTACCTGTCTTTTATTCGTCATCGTCGTCCTCTTCTGCCTCGTCAACCATCTGTTCAATCTCCAACTCGTAGTAGCGCTTCTGCTCAGTCTCCGAAAGTTCCTCTTCCTCATCGTCCTGCAGCATTTCGATCATGTACTCCGTCTCCACCAATCCCTTCCCCGCCTTTTCATGGGTCGTCAAGTGCTTCTTCAGATAATTCACCTGAATGAACCCTCGGCCACAAACCTGGCACACGAACGGCCTCTCGCCGGTGTGAATCCGCACGTGGATCGTCAGCTGCCGTTTGCGCACGAACGCAGCCGGACACAGATCGCACCGGTGCGGCCGTTCCTTCGTGTGGGTGGCCATCTCGTGGCGCTGCCGGTCCGTCGTATGCGAGTACCGATTCTCGCAGAACCGACACTGGAAAGGCTTTTCGCCGGTGTGGCTACGAATGTGCAGCGTAAGGCTTTGCTTGGTTTTGAAGCTGGTCTCGCAGTGCGGACAGTCCCAGATGCTGACCTCCCGGTGGCAGCGCTTGTGGACCTAAGATGAGATGAGAAGATCGTTGGGATGATTGcactcgatcgtaatttctcgactcgCGGTCGAGATTTCTCAAATTCTTTACGACAGCATGTCCATATTTTGTCATTAATAGAGAGATAGTTGAGATTATTCGAGCGTAATTTCTCGATCAATCTAGAATCTTGATATGTATtcgaagcttttttttaaatattacaaaattaaaaaaataagaataaaaaaaattaacataaaaaatattaacacaattttttcatatttttgaaattgctttcttatttttttcttaaggggttacatacaaataaatcggcaaaaatgtcagaggttggtttgagcacaaacttaaactttttttaaatctgttttcaagacattaaaatatatattttcatctgttaacaaaacaaatttgaggacatttggttgtatcattgccgagatataggtatttgaagttagcagtttcaaaaaacgggtgccacgatatctcaacactgctttgaccaaatcggctcaaaattttggtgaagactcgttaaaccggtcccgtgtgcatgacaaaggccgatttacttagtttattttttaaaaaagatagaaatatttttatgtttttcatataaaaaatcgaaagtttttgatttttgtattttttaaaaaaatgcaaaatttcaaaatcgggtttcgtcatgcacacgggatatgtcttcacccaaaatttcagccaatttggtctatcccatctcgagatatcgtggcacccgtaaatcaactcggtgttcagagaaaaacgctcgcaaagtttgacagttcgctttgcgcatggcaaaattttcagctaaaatcgtctgtaacttactttaatcataaaatatcttcatgaaactttcaggagcgaTAGAAAATCATCTTTGAAGTTGATTGAATAaaatttctgtaatatgaaattttctgattttctacatgtatgtaaccccttaagggaccatccgtaaaccacgtggacaccttagggggggggggggctggttggcgattgtccacgctccatacaaaaaagattttatttgtttgcaaattgtccacgatggtaggggggggggggggttgagatttccacaaaagtgtccacgtggtttgtggatgatcCCTAACCCCAGATATgttaaatcttgactttttttgataaggtcctataaacaaatgtaaacattgagtgtatccctttcacaccttatgtcaaagtccatcggagtaagcgggatacactcaatgtttacatttgtttataggaccttatcaaaaaaaagtcaagaaatgatttcataattttataaatttagaaaaaaaaatcatatgtttaaaaatttcagataattacaatttttacagatttttgttcattaaaaaaatacaaatttcagaaataaaaaaattacaaacattgcaaatttaattgttcaattaaaaaaacatattgttttaaaaataaatctgttttttatttttcggattttttgtaaaaaaaaggattATTAATTCGGAAACTAtggagaaatctcgatcgtgagacGATGAATTACgatctaaataaatttaaaataaaaaaaaagtttggttaatctataaaataaaacctaaagataaataaaaattataaacattCTTAAATCGTcatcaggccgttgcaaatattttccaaagtttatgtggaaaaattatgaaaatttaagtttaatcagctgaaaaccagttaaaatgcattttccagcgttcataatcatatttagcatgtttgaactcctttgaaaacatttaaaattttcatgaaatatcaaTGTTCAGTCccacgaaagtttttttttttcgtgaaaaaaaatgtccatcaatacctcgatattttgaaaactaataaaattggaaagcaactggacgcgtgtaaaatgcattttaaaacacttttttcatccatatgTTGAAACCtatgcttgtaatttaaatttttatatatttttttatttttttgtccaaaaaaataaataaaagaattatttatcaaaaaaatttaatcgcaattattttttttaaataagaaaaaaataaataaaaaaatacgtcgagtgtttttaaaataaagattttaatAAAGTcagaaagtttcaaaaatttccaaattgtttttttta contains:
- the LOC120420514 gene encoding uncharacterized protein LOC120420514, translated to MAQQVQLVFKTALKATQGGAPTIGRSMSTGALGTIDASSLSPKRTPGQGIHVTVQRDYPAAAALPLPANIDPTETTRFSPQRARDINSSAMLTHPHHQIDVTVDSSSYSAAATVDPHVQSYDCRGAVSLNSAMQSNVPSPFGGMHKFSHLNMPGGGWAQEGKYLAHDLNSSHYINLRKEVRSEWSSYEDKPRAGTSVLLARIDQAGLLAPKTNSSSCSNGTVRKFSTEAKQSTEGEQGKGKGQGQEQVGTVSRKDRLKKAVKEYGSTVIVFHVGISLASLGACYLLVSSGIDVVALLERFGWGDSALASKAGAGAGTFVIAYAIHKVFAPVRISITLGATPLIVRALRKRGILKPPTPTSK